The following proteins are co-located in the Rippkaea orientalis PCC 8801 genome:
- a CDS encoding lipid-A-disaccharide synthase-related protein, with the protein MAILILSNGHGEDVIAVSIAQQLQDLCNTLDITALPLVGEGHAYKKADIPITGLVKKMPSGGFNQDPKQLLRDILGGLLGLTYYQYKTIRQWGKNGGKILAVGDLVPLLLAWLSGADYGFVGTAKSEYYLRNETDWLPQTSLLERWFGSMYFPWERWLMSDCRCQAVFPRDSLTAKILQQWQIPIFDLGNPMMDGLEVSKTPILMTNKDSLTVLLLPGSRSPESQENWQIILESVGCLIANFSEKSLLFLAAIAPSLSLDFFSQDLLSKGWINQKQEKALISLNDPEQLVFTQQRARLILTQHSYSNCLQIADLAIAMSGTATEQFVGLGKPVITIPGKGPQFTLNFAKKQTYLLGESVILVKHPEQVTRAIQSLLQDPQRLHSIAANGRKRLGDPGAAKRIAECLFNQGFC; encoded by the coding sequence ATGGCAATTTTGATTTTAAGTAATGGTCATGGAGAAGATGTAATTGCTGTTTCTATTGCACAACAATTACAGGATTTATGTAATACTCTTGACATTACCGCTTTACCCTTAGTAGGAGAAGGACACGCTTATAAAAAGGCTGATATTCCGATTACTGGTTTAGTAAAAAAAATGCCATCGGGAGGGTTTAATCAAGATCCTAAACAGCTATTAAGAGATATTTTAGGGGGATTACTTGGTTTAACTTATTATCAATATAAAACCATTCGTCAATGGGGAAAAAACGGAGGTAAAATCTTAGCAGTAGGGGATTTAGTTCCTTTACTCTTAGCATGGTTAAGTGGAGCAGATTATGGGTTTGTGGGAACTGCTAAATCAGAATATTATTTACGCAATGAAACTGATTGGTTGCCTCAAACTTCACTGTTAGAACGTTGGTTTGGCTCGATGTATTTTCCTTGGGAACGTTGGTTAATGAGTGATTGTCGCTGTCAAGCAGTGTTTCCGAGAGATAGCTTAACTGCTAAAATTTTACAACAATGGCAAATTCCTATTTTTGATTTAGGTAATCCGATGATGGACGGTCTTGAAGTAAGTAAAACTCCTATTTTAATGACCAATAAAGATTCATTAACAGTTCTTTTATTGCCAGGTTCAAGAAGTCCAGAAAGCCAAGAAAATTGGCAGATTATCCTAGAATCTGTTGGCTGTTTAATAGCAAATTTTTCTGAAAAATCTCTACTATTTTTAGCAGCGATTGCACCTTCTTTATCTCTTGATTTTTTCAGTCAAGATCTTCTCTCTAAAGGATGGATTAATCAGAAACAAGAAAAGGCACTAATTAGCTTAAATGATCCTGAGCAATTAGTCTTTACTCAACAGCGAGCAAGATTAATTTTAACTCAGCATTCCTATTCTAATTGTCTACAAATAGCAGATTTAGCGATCGCTATGTCAGGAACCGCTACTGAACAATTTGTCGGGTTAGGTAAACCCGTTATCACTATCCCTGGAAAGGGTCCACAATTCACCTTGAATTTTGCTAAAAAACAAACCTATCTTTTAGGAGAATCTGTTATCTTAGTGAAGCATCCAGAACAAGTTACAAGGGCTATTCAGTCGTTATTACAAGATCCCCAAAGATTACACTCTATAGCAGCAAATGGACGCAAACGCTTAGGAGATCCTGGTGCAGCTAAACGCATTGCTGAGTGTTTATTTAATCAAGGTTTTTGTTAA
- a CDS encoding cytidylyltransferase domain-containing protein — MVTIAIIPARGGSKGVPRKNVRLLAGQPLIAYSILDCLEAQLVDEVYVSTDDPEIASISQGYGAKIIHRPLELAGDTASSESALFHGLKELETEGITPELIVFLQCTSPIRTGAEIDQAIEKLQAKDADSLLSVSPSHRFLWQEVDGLAQSINYDYRQRPRRQDMQPQYLENGSIYIFKPWVIKALGNRLGGKIVLFEMGEAAAWEIDSLTDFTIIESLLNNASF; from the coding sequence ATGGTAACAATTGCCATAATTCCTGCTCGTGGGGGTTCTAAGGGAGTCCCTCGCAAAAATGTTCGCTTACTAGCCGGTCAGCCCTTAATCGCTTATTCTATTTTAGACTGTCTAGAAGCTCAATTAGTTGATGAAGTCTATGTTTCCACCGATGATCCTGAAATTGCCTCGATTTCTCAAGGTTATGGAGCTAAAATTATCCATCGTCCCTTAGAATTAGCAGGAGATACTGCATCTTCAGAATCGGCTTTATTTCATGGTTTAAAGGAACTCGAAACAGAAGGAATAACACCAGAATTAATCGTTTTTCTTCAATGTACATCTCCTATTCGGACTGGAGCCGAAATTGATCAAGCGATTGAAAAATTACAAGCTAAGGATGCAGATTCTTTATTATCTGTGTCTCCTTCCCATCGATTTTTATGGCAAGAAGTCGATGGATTAGCTCAGTCTATTAACTATGATTATCGTCAGCGTCCTCGCCGTCAAGATATGCAGCCTCAGTATCTTGAAAATGGCTCAATTTATATTTTTAAACCGTGGGTCATTAAAGCGTTAGGGAATCGCTTGGGAGGCAAAATTGTTTTGTTTGAGATGGGGGAAGCAGCCGCTTGGGAAATTGACTCTTTAACGGATTTTACCATTATTGAATCTTTATTGAATAATGCTAGTTTTTAA
- a CDS encoding ABC transporter ATP-binding protein: MTDDTLIKVEHLSKKFCRDLKTSLWYAVQDITSEVTGHKYERELRNDEFWSVNDISFELKRGECLGLIGPNGAGKSTLLKILNGLIKPDKGRVELRGRIGSLIELSAGFNAILTGRENIYSRGAVLGFTTAEIDKKLDAIIEFSELEDFIDTPVVNYSSGMKVRLGFAVAAQMEPDVLLLDEVLAVGDVGFRAKCFNAIYKMINNAAVILVSHSMPQIARVCSDIIVMDHGKCVFQGRDIAAGIDKFYSYFQGEELLISGSGEAVIHKIDMQSNGNTGIESIDYLDELSINLDVSVQSEIEIFDVVLVLVTQELQPIAYCNSHFNEVHFTNSKEVMKICVDLGKINLSPGCYSLTVEVTTKNNGKVLCKHNNCYRIKVAGSNFCSAPLQIVGNWRVS, from the coding sequence ATGACCGATGACACTCTCATCAAAGTAGAACACCTCTCCAAAAAATTCTGTCGTGATCTCAAAACGTCGCTCTGGTACGCTGTTCAAGATATTACTTCAGAAGTAACCGGACATAAGTATGAACGTGAACTGCGTAATGACGAATTTTGGTCAGTCAACGATATTTCCTTTGAATTAAAACGAGGAGAATGTTTAGGGTTAATTGGACCCAATGGAGCGGGAAAAAGTACTCTTTTAAAGATACTTAATGGGCTAATTAAACCCGATAAAGGAAGAGTTGAATTAAGAGGAAGAATTGGCTCGCTAATTGAACTAAGTGCTGGCTTTAATGCTATTTTAACAGGACGAGAGAATATCTACAGCAGAGGGGCGGTTTTAGGCTTTACAACAGCAGAAATTGACAAAAAATTAGATGCAATTATTGAATTTTCTGAGTTGGAAGACTTTATTGATACTCCTGTGGTTAATTATAGCTCTGGGATGAAAGTTAGGCTAGGTTTTGCAGTAGCTGCTCAAATGGAACCCGATGTTTTATTACTGGATGAAGTCTTAGCGGTAGGAGATGTTGGGTTTCGGGCTAAGTGTTTTAATGCTATCTATAAAATGATTAATAATGCAGCAGTAATTTTAGTTTCTCACTCCATGCCACAGATAGCCAGAGTATGTTCTGATATTATCGTTATGGATCATGGAAAATGCGTATTTCAAGGTCGAGATATTGCTGCGGGAATTGATAAATTTTACTCCTATTTTCAAGGGGAAGAACTGTTAATTAGTGGTAGTGGTGAAGCTGTTATTCACAAAATCGATATGCAGAGTAACGGCAACACAGGAATAGAAAGCATTGACTATTTAGATGAACTATCAATCAATTTAGATGTATCTGTTCAGTCAGAGATAGAAATTTTTGATGTTGTCCTTGTTCTAGTGACTCAAGAGTTACAACCTATTGCTTATTGTAATTCTCACTTTAATGAAGTTCATTTTACAAACTCTAAGGAAGTCATGAAGATTTGTGTAGATTTAGGTAAAATCAATTTAAGCCCAGGCTGTTATTCTTTAACGGTCGAAGTTACTACAAAAAATAATGGGAAAGTATTATGTAAACACAATAATTGTTATCGAATTAAGGTCGCTGGTAGTAATTTTTGTTCAGCACCTCTTCAAATAGTTGGAAACTGGAGAGTTAGTTAA